The Bacillus sp. SM2101 genome includes the window CATCAGAACAAGAAAATACCAACCACAAGCTGCCTTAAGAGTGGAGATCCCAAAAGAAAACGGAAAGATGCGCAAATTGGGAATACCAACAGTAGTGGATAGAGTAGTTCAACAAGCCATTCATCAAGTTCTCAGTCCGATATTTGAAAAACAGTTCAGTGAATTTAGTTACGGTTTCAGACCA containing:
- a CDS encoding reverse transcriptase domain-containing protein, translated to MKILEQILSNQNMNEAYLRVYKNKGASGVDGVTVEELKQYLKENKDELRQRIRTRKYQPQAALRVEIPKENGKMRKLGIPTVVDRVVQQAIHQVLSPIFEKQFSEFSYGFRP